Proteins encoded together in one Chitinophaga sp. LS1 window:
- a CDS encoding alpha-L-fucosidase produces MQRKLCLALAFIVMSFNVSAQKTSNDPGKEKWFMDLGLGMFIHWSVDAQLGAVISHSMAGASDEYLERFTKELPKTFNPHKFNPDDWAVLAKLAGMKYVVFTTKHHSGFCMWDTKTTPFNIMNTPFKKDATKAIFDAFRKQGIAIGIYFSPEDFNYLYQHHVPVGRMQLPQHFPEKNPGLMALDKAQLKELLSNYGKIDFIFFDGPAEGLKEYAWELQPNIVVTRGQMNTPEQELPDSVLPGPWEACFTMGTDWQYKPTNDPQKSGTEMINMLIETRAKGGNLLLNVGPKPDGEIQIEQEALLRELALWQFANNEAVTGVRPWHMAKEGNVWFTRGGDTSTVYAFVQGGKDWKYGERKDMVFHTLEGNAQTKVSILGYASELVEYKENFDAGIYSQNTPVGLFISAVNGQRFYTDRKWPNPVVLKIEHVKFKPVVTNYRQSTIDGAK; encoded by the coding sequence ATGCAAAGAAAATTATGCCTGGCTTTAGCCTTTATTGTCATGTCTTTTAACGTTTCCGCTCAAAAAACCAGCAACGACCCGGGAAAAGAAAAATGGTTCATGGACCTTGGTCTCGGTATGTTTATTCACTGGAGTGTGGATGCACAGCTGGGCGCAGTGATCAGCCATAGTATGGCAGGTGCCTCCGACGAATACCTGGAGCGGTTTACAAAAGAATTGCCCAAAACCTTTAACCCACATAAATTCAATCCTGATGACTGGGCTGTGCTCGCTAAACTCGCAGGTATGAAGTATGTGGTGTTTACAACCAAGCACCACTCCGGTTTTTGTATGTGGGATACAAAGACTACGCCTTTCAATATTATGAATACGCCGTTCAAAAAAGATGCGACCAAAGCCATCTTTGATGCCTTCCGCAAACAAGGCATCGCGATCGGTATCTATTTCTCCCCTGAGGATTTTAATTACTTATATCAGCATCATGTGCCCGTAGGCAGAATGCAGCTGCCACAGCACTTCCCTGAAAAGAACCCGGGGCTGATGGCGCTTGACAAAGCACAGCTGAAAGAACTCTTAAGCAATTACGGTAAGATCGACTTTATCTTCTTCGACGGTCCTGCCGAAGGGCTGAAAGAATACGCCTGGGAACTGCAACCGAACATCGTAGTGACCCGCGGGCAAATGAATACGCCGGAGCAGGAGCTGCCTGATTCGGTATTACCCGGTCCATGGGAGGCTTGTTTTACCATGGGTACAGACTGGCAGTATAAACCTACCAACGACCCTCAGAAATCCGGCACAGAGATGATCAATATGCTCATTGAAACCAGGGCCAAAGGGGGCAATCTCTTACTGAATGTAGGACCCAAACCGGATGGAGAAATCCAGATTGAACAAGAAGCCCTGCTGCGTGAACTGGCCCTGTGGCAGTTTGCCAATAACGAAGCTGTGACAGGCGTACGCCCCTGGCATATGGCCAAAGAAGGCAATGTCTGGTTCACCCGTGGTGGAGATACTTCCACCGTCTATGCCTTTGTACAGGGCGGTAAGGACTGGAAATATGGAGAAAGAAAAGATATGGTGTTTCACACATTGGAGGGAAATGCCCAGACCAAAGTGTCCATTTTAGGCTATGCCAGTGAGCTGGTAGAATATAAGGAAAACTTTGATGCAGGTATCTATTCACAGAATACTCCTGTAGGACTCTTCATCAGTGCGGTAAACGGACAGCGTTTTTACACTGATCGCAAGTGGCCAAACCCTGTAGTACTAAAGATAGAGCATGTAAAATTCAAGCCGGTAGTAACGAACTATCGCCAGAGTACCATCGACGGCGCCAAATAA